One Mya arenaria isolate MELC-2E11 chromosome 7, ASM2691426v1 genomic window carries:
- the LOC128241748 gene encoding uncharacterized protein LOC128241748 — translation MASKQNQCEICFKENAVGHCETCGDVGENCVDIHKKGKVFQTHTVVLYEAVKMHEDGGDKPNIFMRDITEEKCKQHPTERAIFLCNVHESMICGRCLHSEHIPCVKEVVDLLKEGITIDCEKVNTMKSLLMEVKDEILLLKNEAEQSKDNYKKTADKCVQDCMELGNTIKRRVDELTSGIRDGITDKQNENLTIHSHISKLCDEKTKWCDDEDSKIDNFVDNNLAGHLYLMSRHFEKEASDVRSHLKEMKHKHTFKGFDFKENNVILKCLFEDLDEVCEQQDEVTGSDDGNSNDVFASTPKINKTRRELTVLLNQAKDELDNSEKTRKQFEQKLLKAKQDIEKSENVQKELYDELERVKQDLYHSEKERADVKAQLSPLQAIKWTQPTGTITVTDKYLWDKIELVFTFPDGIQTAHHPSPGSSYKGDTFTGHLRRNTEGELLCRMLKAAFRTGVMFNLGKDGKVVLDGISLLTGGWDYIKYIRTLKAELAAKGITEAITDQTEKLEGTFAVDGLSLLEAARSS, via the exons ATGGCATCAAAGCAGAATCAGTGTGAAATATGCTTTAAGGAAAACGCAGTTGGACATTGCGAAACCTGCGGAGATGTTGGAGAAAATTGTGTAGATATTCACAAAAAAGGAAAGGTGTTTCAAACTCACACTGTCGTGTTGTATGAGGCTGTAAAAATGCATGAGGATGGTGGAgataaaccaaatatatttatgcGGGACATCACAGAAGAAAAATGTAAGCAGCATCCGACAGAGAGAGCTATTTTTCTTTGTAATGTGCATGAGTCCATGATATGTGGCCGATGCCTTCATTCGGAACATATTCCTTGTGTAAAAGAAGTTGTTGACTTGTTGAAGGAAGGAATTACCATTGACTGCGAGAAAGTCAACACAATGAAATCATTGTTGATGGAGGTAAAAGACGAAATTCTTCTTTTGAAAAATGAGGCAGAACAAAGCAAGGACAACTACAAGAAAACTGCAGATAAATGTGTGCAAGATTGTATGGAGTTAGGTAATACAATTAAACGACGGGTAGATGAACTAACAAGTGGCATTAGAGACGGGATAACAGACAAACAAAACGAAAACTTGACCATTCATTCCCATATTTCTAAACTGTGTGATGAGAAAACCAAGTGGTGTGACGATGAGGACagtaaaattgacaattttgttGACAATAATTTGGCTGGGCATTTGTACCTAATGAGCAGACATTTTGAGAAAGAAGCTTCGGATGTCAGATCCCACCTGAAAgaaatgaaacacaaacatacttttaaaggtttcgacttcaaagaaaacaatgttattctTAAATGCCTGTTTGAGGATTTGGATGAAGTTTGTGAACAACAAGACGAAGTTACTGGGAGCGACGATGGAAATTCCAACGATGTTTTTGCATCTACCCCGAAAATAAACAAG ACCCGGCGAGAGCTCACTGTACTCTTGAATCAGGCCAAAGACGAATTAGATAACTCAGAAAAG ACAAGAAAGCAGTTCGAGCAAAAGTTACTGAAAGCGAAACAGGACATAGAGAAATCTGAAAAC GTACAGAAGGAACTGTACGATGAGCTGGAACGAGTGAAACAAGACCTATATCATTCAGAAAAG GAACGAGCAGATGTCAAGGCACAGCTTTCACCCCTGCAAGCAATCAAGT gGACTCAACCAACTGGAACAATCACAGTGACTGATAAATACCTTTGGGATAAAATTGAATTGGTTTTTACATTCCCGGATGGCATTCAGACG GCGCACCATCCGTCCCCGGGAAGCTCGTATAAAGGCGATACGTTCACAGGACACTTGAGACGCAACACTGAGGGCGAGCTGCTATGTAGGATGTTAAAGGCGGCGTTCAGGACAGGGGTGATGTTCAACTTGGGAAAGGACGGAAAAGTTGTCCTGGATGGCATTTCATTGCTTACAGG TGGTTGGGATTACATTAAATACATACGTACCTTAAAAGCGGAACTGGCTGCCAAAGGTATCACAGAGGCGATCACAGATCAGACAGAGAAGTTGGAAGGGACTTTCGCTGTCGATG GTTTATCTTTGCTGGAAGCTGCACGGAGTTCTTAA